One Hordeum vulgare subsp. vulgare chromosome 4H, MorexV3_pseudomolecules_assembly, whole genome shotgun sequence DNA window includes the following coding sequences:
- the LOC123449366 gene encoding alpha-L-fucosidase 2-like, which translates to MAGDGGSDRDAGGEWIWVRRPQEAEAAAAAAGWPAEEARPLKVVFASPARYFTDAAPIGNGRLGALVWGGVTSEKLQLNHDTLWTGGPGNYTNPKAPTVLSEVRSLVDKGLYPEATAVAYGLSGDETQSYQPLGDIDLAFGEHIKYTNYTRYLDLESATVNVTYSVGEVVYSREHFSSNPHQVIATKISANKPGAVSCTVSLATPLDHRIRVTDANEIIMEGSCPGEKPAGDGNASDHPPGMRFCAILYLLMSGANGQVQVLNDKMLKLDGADSAVLLLAAATSFEGPFVKPTESTLDPVASAFTTLNMARSMSYAQLKAYHMDDYQSLFQRVSLQLSRSSNDVLGGSTLAHLPENISQDTAVSDCTVQMVDCSRLNELNNSEKPTVDRIISFRHDEDPSLVELLFQFGRYLLISCSRPGTQVSNLQGIWNNETNAPWGAAPHPNINLQMNYWPSLPCNLSECQDPLFDFIRSLSVNGAKTAKVNYGVSGWVSHQVTDLWAKTSPDAGDPSWALWPMGGPWLATHLWEHYSFTMDREFLERTAYPLLEGSASFLLSWLIEGQEGYLETNPSTSPEHYFIAPDGKRASVSYSTTMDMSIIREVFSAVLLSADILGKSSTDVVQRIKAALPRLPPIKIGRDGTIMEWARDFQDAEPHHRHVSHLFGLYPGHTMTLEQTPDLCKAVANTLYKRGDKGPGWSTSWKMALWAHLHNSEHAYKMILQLITLIDPNHERDKEGGLYSNLFTAHPPFQIDANFGFPAALCEMLVQSTGSDLYLLPALPRNKWPHGSVKGLRARGGVTVNICWKEGSLHEALVWSGSSGNSLARVHYGDRSAMISTSPGQVYRFNSELKCLETCPL; encoded by the exons ATGGCCGGCGATGGCGGCAGCGACCGCGACGCCGGCGGCGAGTGGATCTGGGTGCGCCGACCGCAGGAAGCGGAAGCTGCGGCTGCGGCGGCTGGGTGGCCGGCCGAGGAGGCGCGGCCTCTGAAGGTGGTGTTCGCGTCCCCGGCGAGGTACTTCACCGACGCGGCGCCGATCGGGAACGGCCGTCTCGGCGCCTTGGTCTGGGGCGGCGTCACCTCCGAGAAGCTCCAGCTCAACC ATGATACATTATGGACGGGCGGACCTGGTAATTATACAAACCCCAAAGCACCTACTGTTCTTTCTGAAGTAAGGAGCCTTGTTGACAAGGGACTGTATCCTGAAGCTACAGCTGTTGCTTATGGTCTGTCTGGTGACGAGACGCAG AGTTACCAGCCTCTCGGTGATATTGATCTTGCCTTTGGTGAGCATATCAAGTATACAAATTATACAAGATACCTTGATTTGGAATCTGCGACAGTTAATGTCACATACAGTGTTGGGGAAGTAGTGTACTCAAGGGAACACTTCTCCTCAAATCCACATCAAGTAATTGCGACTAAAATCTCTGCAAACAAACCAGGAGCTGTCTCCTGTACAGTATCTTTAGCTACACCACTAGATCACCGGATTCGTGTAACAGATGCAAATGAAATAATCATGGAGGGTAGCTGCCCAGGAGAAAAGCCCGCGGGAGATGGCAATGCATCTGATCATCCTCCAGGAATGAGATTTTGTGCAATTCTCTACCTGCTGATGAGTGGTGCCAATGGCCAAGTGCAAGTATTAAATGATAAGATGCTGAAACTTGATGGTGCCGACTCAGCAGTTTTGCTccttgctgctgcaacctcatttGAAGGGCCATTTGTCAAGCCTACTGAATCGACACTTGATCCAGTGGCATCAGCATTCACAACATTAAATATGGCTAGGAGCATGTCATATGCACAGCTAAAAGCTTATCACATGGATGATTACCAGAGTCTTTTCCAGCGCGTGTCCTTGCAACTTTCACGAAGCTCTAATGATGTACTTGGAGGTAGCACTTTGGCCCACTTACCTGAGAATATCTCTCAGGATACTGCGGTATCTGATTGCACTGTACAGATGGTTGACTGCTCAAGGTTAAACGAGCTTAATAATTCAGAGAAGCCTACTGTGGACAGAATTATAAGCTTTAGACATGATGAAGATCCTTCTCTGGTAGAACTTCTGTTTCAGTTTGGGCGCTATCTACTCATTTCTTGTTCGAGGCCTGGAACTCAGGTTTCCAATCTGCAAGGAATATGGAACAACGAGACTAATGCACCATGGGG TGCAGCTCCCCATCCAAATATAAATCTACAAATGAATTACTGGCCATCACTTCCTTGCAACCTTAGTGAATGCCAAGACCCACTATTCGACTTCATTAGATCCCTTTCGGTCAATGGGGCTAAGACGGCAAAA GTGAATTACGGAGTTAGTGGCTGGGTTAGTCACCAAGTCACAGACTTGTGGGCAAAAACATCACCGGATGCTGGTGATCCTTCATGGGCTCTATGGCCAATGGGTGGGCCATGGCTTGCTACACACCTGTGGGAACACTACAGTTTTACAATGGACAGA GAATTTTTGGAGAGAACAGCGTATCCACTTTTGGAAGGATCTGCCTCCTTTCTGTTGTCCTGGTTGATTGAAGGCCAAGAAGGCTATCTGGAGACCAATCCTTCTACTTCCCCAGAGCATTATTTTATTGCTCCGGATGGCAAAAGAGCATCTGTGAGCTATTCAACAACTATGGACATGTCAATTATTAGAGAAGTATTCTCAGCTGttcttctgtctgctgat ATTTTAGGAAAATCCAGCACTGATGTGGTTCAGAGGATAAAAGCGGCACTACCAAGGCTCCCACCAATAAAAATTGGTAGAGATGGTACAATCATGGAGTGG GCACGAGATTTTCAGGATGCTGAGCCTCACCACAGACATGTATCTCATCTGTTTGGTCTTTATCCTGGGCATACCATGACACTTGAGCAAACACCTGACCTCTGCAAGGCTGTTGCCAATACTCTTTATAAAAGAG GTGATAAAGGCCCTGGGTGGTCTACTTCATGGAAGATGGCCCTGTGGGCTCATCTTCACAACAGTGAGCATGCATACAAAATGATTCTGCAGCTAATCACTTTGATAGATCCGAATCACGAGCGTGATAAGGAAGGAGGTCTATACAGCAATTTGTTCACGGCGCATCCACCATTCCAAATTGATGCAAATTTCGG ATTCCCAGCTGCATTGTGCGAAATGCTTGTGCAGAGCACCGGGAGTGATCTGTACCTGCTCCCTGCTCTGCCCCGCAACAAGTGGCCCCACGGCAGTGTCAAAGGTCTGAGGGCCCGAGGCGGGGTGACGGTCAACATCTGCTGGAAAGAAGGTAGCCTGCATGAAGCGCTTGTATGGTCTGGCAGCAGCGGGAATTCGCTTGCGAGGGTCCACTATGGCGACCGCTCTGCCATGATCAGTACCTCCCCAGGTCAAGTTTACAGGTTCAACTCGGAGTTGAAGTGCTTGGAGACCTGTCCACTGTGA